The genomic DNA GAGAGATATGCCATTTCATACTAGTAAAGTTGAAGTAAAAAATGTTCCTACAATGTATAGACGTGGTAAATACAAATATGGAGACCTCGTAGATTTAAATGCGAAATTCGTTGTAATACCATACAAGGTAAGTTTTGAAGAAAAATGTACTAATGTGTAAAAAGAAGCTGCTTCTTTGTAAAACTTCGTGAAATACAAAAAGGAGCTAATATATCTTCTAGGGTGACGAATTCAGTATGGTCATAATTCTTCCAAACGAAATTGATGGTTTGTCTGATGTccagaaaaaattacaaaatacaagttTAACGAACATTCTAAGTCAAGGACATGAGGAAGAAGTGAACTTATGGTTACCAAAGTTTAAGATGGAAAGTATGCTTAAACTTAATGATGTCTTAAAAgaggtatgtatatataaagtgTAATTCATGTACAGATAActatttcttgtattttaatTCTTATTTATGTAGATGGGTTTGACTGATGCATTTAGTTATCGCGCTAATTTTTCTGCGACTGCTGATGGTACATTGTATATCAGCCATGTTATCCAAAAGGCATACATTGAAGTTAACGAAGAAGGAAGTGAAGCTGCCGCTGCTACTGGTAAGTGAATAGACATTCTATGTTATGcagtttatatttaaattaagcaGAATATCACTTTGTACAACtattaaatatgaaaacattcaaaaaataatataatatgacaagaagatttttttcatttatttcatactGCTCTTGCTTTGTGGCCACAGATTGATTTTCAGCCGTCTCCATATCATTACTTAGCCTAGATATAGGCTAGATATAGCTACTAATTCTAGAtatagaattagaaaatattagttatattagtcatatagaaaatattagttatatagaatattagttatatagaaaatattagttAATAGAATGGTTAGGTAACCGTATTTTCTATGAGATAATGGCATAATGTACTTAGgaaactaaaaaagaaaacgaagataaaaatcTTCATTACAATCTTATCATTGGTGGgattgaaattaattgaaagcATGATTAACTTGTATGAAAGAGCATGTGTAGCTAGTTACAATGCGCTTGTATcgtgattaatttttttttatttcgctgCTTTATAAATTAGAATGCAGTTATCTAACTGTATGCATTGTTGATTATGTACTTACATTATACATATGCGTATTTGTATATTTGACAGAACGAGATtcttcgtaatactataatgcAATCGACCTTTGATCCAATCTAATTTCGAGGTGAAAGCCAAAAAATCTTTAAATCATGGATGCTTTGCCTTATCGAATCTTATACCCATGTAGAGGTTCTTCGCATAATGAGATATGgctttacattttatttttacatattttatattttatattcactttacacatattttatataatcgtCCATGTGTGAGTATGTCTGTGTGTATACAATTTACGTTATGAgtacttttaaaaaattaagtagGAATTAAAAAGTAAGCAATCATTAAGCTAAAAAGGCAGAGTATTCATTGAATTATCACAGTTCCACCAATCTGTGTAATTTGTACTTAATGATTTTGTGGTATGGAATTGATATACAGAAAGCTCCGTTTCGTTCTTACAAATCAACCATAATCAGTAGATGAATTCATTcgagaatttaatataatatagctAATTCTGTAAACAAAATGTAGCAGCTTCCTTACTAAATGTCatgttttataatatacttTCAATCTTAACACGTTCATTATCATCGTCCAAGGAAGAAGTAGCTTCGCACAttcaaaatatcaatatttaaataaggTTCCGTCACAGATATGCGATTGTGAGCCATGAGTTCTGGGTAGCTCTTCGTGCCATTACACATGTATGTGTGTTTGACAGTAACGAACGTGTAAATATCTGCTTCACATCGCTCCTCTTGCTCTATTATTATTCCTTACAAATTATGTTCCTATAATATGTTTTTGAttcatatgtaataatatattaatatataattcataCACTCAATATTCATACACTCAAATATAATGTTTGGCGTAATTTTGTTTCAGCTGTCATTGAGTCATATAGAATGGGTGATATACGGCGTCCTGCACGGAAATTCAAAATTGATCAGCCATTCgtttattatatcataaaaacTATAAATGATGAAAAGGAAAGTGATATTAGCTTATCATTATTCAGCGGTTCTGTTATCGAACCCAAAATCTAAGAACAGTAGTGCCATAATAGTAATAtcatagtaatgtaataattaattcgtGTGCTCCGTAATTATAAGCTTTTCAATAATAAATGACGATAAATGTGTTGCACTTACTTCCAATTTGGATTATTTTGTCCTTATGCCACAAATAATCATaacttaaaattatatatatgtttcgaaaataaataaaaaaaataaattatcaatattCTCCTCTTTTTAAACAactcttttaaataaaaacaatttacataaaatttatttcagcaATATTCTTTATTCGTGTTAGTTTTCGTATTCCTCCCCCACTCCGGTGGTGAGGATCGGTCGACCATTTTTCTACGGTTTTTATAAAAACCAAGCTGAAGATCAAGACATAGTAATGTTATTCAATGGACACGTTAATTgtccttaaaaatatattattttgatatttgtatTGGATAGAGATTATGTACGGGTATAATCTTGATAGGCAAAAGCCATTCaaagtagaaaaagaagaattaaataaatagataaaataaatacggGAATTATTGGTACCTTATTCGCCCTATGGCTTTCGgtgatttttgtatatattgcaGAAATCAACATTTCCCACTGCAGTGAATTCTGCTTACAATTGTGCATCCGTGACAGCATATGCCAGTATTGTTTACTGGCCGCCTGATGGCGGTTAGATTAATTACCACCTAACtcaacatatatataaataatgtacaAAAGGGAAGAATTAGATTTGGGTTAGACGTTATTTTATTCAGCTGACAACTAATATTAGTACATACGCTGTTACGGATTCACAATTATAGGCTGAATTCAATATACTGGCACCGGCTGCTTTTTGCGAGTATATCGGCAACTAAAACCAACTGCCGGTTGTACTAtataggaaaaaattgttcaaaatttgGTTTctataacatatttcaaaatcatcgaaatcggaaaGGATAGAACGTTTGTACAAATTCttatatgtattaatttttcataatttgtatATGAATTTTTAAGCAACATATGGCAAATATATAATGCATGTATAGTTACAGCCGATTCTATTACCAGCCGTACTAAAAGTGTACACTACAAGATGTCGCGAAAGACTTGCAGAACattttgaataactttttcctatacatataaacGCCGTTCAGGCTTAATTTCCGCAACATTAGGAGGAAACTGCCGGTACCACTCCAATGAATTCTGGCTATAATTGCGCGTCTGTGACAGCGTATGCATCAGTATATTTGTAGGACCGACAattttttgcgaatattttgAAAGCTAAGGTCGAACAGCGATTATATGTATAGCAAAAGTTATTCAGAATCTTATCTCTAACAACATACTCAAAACTCATCGAAGTCGATGAGATGGATGAGCCATCAATAATTACCAAAGTTATCTTCATTGAGTATGTTACTTGAcgtaaatattgtaatttattaatcaGATGTAACATTCCATAAGAGTAAACAATAGACTTAATGTAGCattattactaaaaatatcATTTAGTATAAAGGTgcggaaataaaaagtaactaCTTTTCGCaattttgtatttcaaattaaatGTACCTGCTTTAACAGAAAGTATGTTAAAATTACTCCGACATTTCTTATTAACATTGCTTTCCTTTTATATTGTTAACGTGTTGTCtcgtatatataatttattattttacaattttgtagTAGGGATGCAAGTAATAGGGATGTAATAATCAATCTTATAATTGAAATTCCAAGATTCAGAATCGATCGCCCATTTATCTTCTACATCGTTCTATGTTATAATAGAAAGACAGAAATTCTTGAAATCTATCATTATTTACAGGTCACACCAATGAACCGAAAGTTTAACGCAAATTAacaatataaaagaatttattaatattatgtaattttgctgaataaactaatcaagttgtaacaaataatatataatgtatatgataAAAAGTAATAGAAACTTTAAACAATTTAGTTTACTTaataacgttcaataggaatGATTTTTATCCAATGACTTGCATGATAACTTGAACATGTTGATGAAAGCGTAACAGTAATAAGTGtggaaaaagaatattttttgacTTAACAAAAGCTTGATTTATTCTTCTCATAAAAACAACTATTGAATAACATAATTGCCTTATCATTAAAGtatctttttttgttttaattctgcatcttttataatttttagaaaaaaaatatattgcacAATTTACGTAAATTGAATAAATCAAGTATGCACTATATTTCATACTTCAAAGatattattcttttcttatattattaacaaattgataaagaaaataatactttattttctttttagatggtaatataataatagttagGAATGTTTATGAACGTTTTGTTATTTAACTACTGTATAAAATGGAAGCAAAGcgagaaatatattatttatttgtataactAACTTATTACGCAATTTTCTGGTTTTGGGAATTTTATGGAATGTGCAATTTCAGTAGATGCAGTACCAGTTGATGTAAGAGAATTTCGACGTGATACAATCGCAGGCATACTAGTAGTAGTATCTAAAAATTCATCATCGTTATCGGAATCAGTATCTTTGTCTTTATTGTCTTTCAATTTTCTTGGGATTAAAtcatgaatatatttttcaatcatcTGTCGATTCTCAGTTGGAAGTGTATTAGGATTATTCAACACATATGGCAAGCTATCATTCATTGTTTGTTGTTCTTTAGACATTGTTTCAATACACATACGCTGTAATTCAGCCAACGCCTCATCCATGAAACGCACGCTCTGTTTACGATCTGATATAACATTGCTATTGAATTCAAGGGGTCTGCACATCTCGCTATTAGAATCCTTTCGCTTTAAATTTTCAGTATTGGATCTTGTAAAACCTATAGGAAAGTTTGGCTTTTGATTTGTTACGTTGCAAGAAGGACCATATGTTATTTGCTGTTCGTTTATTGGgtcttcatatttatttaacatcCAGTCTTGAACATAGTTTTGATCATTTTTTGTTTGAATTTCTTTGGACATAGTTTTAGGTTGCCCCGTTGTGTATAACTCATTATAAAAAGTTGGAGGTACATTTTGTGTATTAATTTGATGTTTATGTGTATTTGGCTGAACTAAATGCCCAAGGTATTGTTGTCCAGTTTGTCCTCCAGCATCTTTCCATCTTCCTGTATTCATTACAAGCTGAGCTAACTGTTGAA from Bombus terrestris chromosome 11, iyBomTerr1.2, whole genome shotgun sequence includes the following:
- the LOC100652301 gene encoding antichymotrypsin-2 isoform X2 — encoded protein: MRILIGSFWLVALALTMSEAETNVEALRSVVEAANQFGSSLSQTVIQHNPGNLIMSPLSASIGLVMAACGARENTEAQFRNVLHLPTSESVVTSGYQSLIDNLNNVKDNKLAVANKAFIATDLNLKPSYKDLTEVYFRSASQLVNFTHNKEAVNTINSWAEKNTNNLIKELITPDDIDERTKLVLVNAIYFKGQWKDKFNLKLTRDMPFHTSKVEVKNVPTMYRRGKYKYGDLVDLNAKFVVIPYKGDEFSMVIILPNEIDGLSDVQKKLQNTSLTNILSQGHEEEVNLWLPKFKMESMLKLNDVLKEMGLTDAFSYRANFSATADGTLYISHVIQKAYIEVNEEGSEAAAATAVIESYRMGDIRRPARKFKIDQPFVYYIIKTINDEKESDISLSLFSGSVIEPKI